A window of Mercenaria mercenaria strain notata chromosome 16, MADL_Memer_1, whole genome shotgun sequence contains these coding sequences:
- the LOC128549376 gene encoding neuronal acetylcholine receptor subunit alpha-6-like, translating into MDDARKLLSEKMQNYDKNFRPKVNQSAPLILHTSLELVSIQAFDEVQERLTITAAVLMFWADEYMKWDPSKYGGTNQLVVESDKIWTPNIVLLNNINKLEKIGDSWHIVRFLPDGTALYYPGDVLSASCPVDVTYYPWDRHKCSFIFTVWAHSPYEIRFKSTNDKVQTSYFSENGAWTFLDSDVKEDLYGTALTFVLYLERKPLFVLINVIIPIIFMAYLNAVTFLIPSENGERISCSITVLLALAVFLTLVGDNLPKTSSPLSFFSYYLLVVLGISICMTLATVFNVRLYYKHESDPVPSCLSRLANCSPWKRKTKKKKMYLKNIVERTGHLKGNYAQGQLSLDACLENPGYQALLNSKRNIIVHRKDHFDKHRGTLSSGRDEANTKQNQNHETFVNVSWKEISVLCDKMFFVLSVIALTITTVIFFVKISTGSQD; encoded by the coding sequence ATGGATGATGCACGGAAGCTGTTGtcagaaaaaatgcaaaattacgACAAAAACTTCCGACCAAAGGTCAATCAGTCCGCACCATTGATCTTGCATACATCTTTAGAGCTAGTGTCCATTCAAGCATTTGATGAAGTACAAGAACGACTAACGATTACTGCTGCAGTTCTAATGTTTTGGGCTGACGAATACATGAAATGGGATCCATCCAAATATGGAGGAACAAACCAGCTTGTTGTAGAGAGTGATAAGATATGGACGCCAAATATAGTGCTTTTGAATAATATAAACAAGCTTGAAAAAATTGGCGACTCATGGCACATTGTCCGTTTCCTTCCTGATGGTACAGCTTTATACTATCCAGGAGATGTTTTGTCAGCTTCTTGTCCAGTTGACGTTACGTATTACCCATGGGATAGACATAAATGCAGCTTCATTTTTACGGTGTGGGCACATTCGCCTTATGAGATAAGGTTTAAGTCTACAAATGACAAAGTCCAGACATCTTATTTTTCGGAAAATGGGGCATGGACATTTCTCGATTCTGATGTAAAGGAAGACCTTTATGGCACAGCGTTAACATTTGTGTTATATCTCGAAAGAAAACCactatttgttttgataaatgtaATAATACCAATTATATTCATGGCGTATCTTAACGCTGTAACATTTCTAATACCAAGTGAGAACGGTGAGAGGATATCGTGCAGTATTACAGTGCTTTTAGCTTTAGCTGTGTTTCTTACACTCGTTGGGGATAATCTCCCTAAGACGTCAAGTCCATTGTCATTTTTCAGTTACTATTTGCTTGTAGTATTGGGTATAAGCATCTGCATGACTTTGGCAACGGTTTTCAACGTCCGGTTGTACTACAAACACGAATCAGATCCAGTTCCAAGTTGTTTGTCTCGTTTGGCCAACTGTTCTCCCTGGAAAAggaaaactaaaaagaaaaaaatgtacttgaaaaatattgtagaaCGTACTGGACACTTAAAAGGTAACTATGCACAAGGCCAGTTGTCACTTGACGCCTgtttggaaaatcctggttatcAGGCACTTCTGAACTCCAAACGGAACATAATTGTCCACAGGAAGGATCACTTTGATAAACACAGAGGTACCTTGTCATCAGGAAGAGACGAAGCtaacacaaaacaaaatcaaaaccaCGAAACTTTCGTGAACGTCTCGTGGAAAGAAATTAGTGTATTATGtgacaaaatgttttttgttttatctgtaatTGCACTGACGATAACGACAGTCATATTCTTTGTTAAAATATCAACTGGTAGTCAAGATTAA